The following is a genomic window from Deinococcus sp. LM3.
GGGAAGAACGTCGTGAATGTCATCCTGGTGGATTTCCGTGGCTTCGACACGCTGGGTGAGATCACGGTCGTGGCGGTCGTGGCGCTCGCCGTGGGCGCGCTCGTGCGCCTCGGGCGGCCCGGACAGGCCCCGCCGGAAGTGGACGCCGAACAGCTGGCCGCGCCGGCCCCGCGGAGCAAACCGTGAGCGGGGGACGCAAGGGCCGCAGCGGGAAACGCCCCGCTCCCCGCCCCGGCCCCACGGCCCGGCCGAACGCCCTGACCGACGTGGGCGACCCGGTCCTGCGGGTCGTGAGCCGCGCGGCGTTCGCGCTGGTGATGCTGCTCACGGCGCTGCTGCTGTGGCGCGGGCACAACGCGCCGGGCGGGGGGTTCATCGCGGGCCTCATGACCGCCTGCGCGCTGATCCTGCACCGCGTCGCGAACGGACGCTGCGCGCTGAACTTCCCGCCGCTGGTCCTGGTGCCGTGGGGGCTGGCACTGTCGTTCACGACCGGACTGGTGCCGTACCTGCTGGGCCGCGCGTACCTGAAAAGCGACTACGGGTACGTGAGTACCCCCCTGACCGGCGAGTTCGAATGGGCGACCGCGCTGCTGTTCGACGTGGGCGTGTACCTGATCGTGGCCGGCTCGGCCCTGCACATCGCCTACCAACTGATCGACGTGAACCCGCGCGAGCGGGTGGAGGACGACCGATGACCCACCTTTCCCGGACCCCGACCCGCCCACCGGGCGCCGCGCAGGGCCGCCCGCACCACACCTTACCCACCCGGAGGCCGGCATGGAACCGCTGTTCGCGCTGCTGATCGGCGTGCTGGTCGGCACCGGCGTGTTCCTGCTACTGTCACGCACCATCATCCGGGTGGTGCTGGGGCTGGCGTTCATCGCGTACGGCGTGAACCTCGCCATCCTGACGGTCGCCGGACTGCGGCCGGACGCGCCGCCCATCCTGACGCTGAAAGGACCGTACGTGGACCCGCTGCCGCAGGCGCTGGTCC
Proteins encoded in this region:
- a CDS encoding MnhB domain-containing protein, yielding MSGGRKGRSGKRPAPRPGPTARPNALTDVGDPVLRVVSRAAFALVMLLTALLLWRGHNAPGGGFIAGLMTACALILHRVANGRCALNFPPLVLVPWGLALSFTTGLVPYLLGRAYLKSDYGYVSTPLTGEFEWATALLFDVGVYLIVAGSALHIAYQLIDVNPRERVEDDR